A window of Pantoea agglomerans contains these coding sequences:
- the fldB gene encoding flavodoxin FldB, with the protein MKIGLFYGSSTCYTEMAAEKIRDFIGAELVALHNVKDDDPLLMEQYDLLILGIPTWDFGELQEDWEAIWPQLPTLNLRGKIVALYGMGDQLGYGEWFLDALGMLHELLQPMGVKFVGYWPVDGYEFTSPRPLSADGTQFVGLALDDVNQFDVTDERIEQWCEQILTETAALL; encoded by the coding sequence ATGAAAATTGGTCTTTTTTACGGCTCAAGTACCTGCTATACCGAAATGGCCGCAGAGAAAATCCGCGACTTTATTGGTGCTGAACTGGTCGCGCTGCACAACGTGAAAGATGACGATCCGCTGCTGATGGAGCAGTACGACCTGCTGATTTTAGGCATTCCGACCTGGGATTTCGGCGAGCTGCAGGAGGACTGGGAAGCGATCTGGCCGCAGCTGCCGACGCTTAATCTGCGCGGTAAAATCGTCGCGCTCTACGGCATGGGCGATCAGCTTGGCTATGGCGAATGGTTTCTCGACGCGCTCGGCATGCTGCATGAGCTGCTGCAGCCGATGGGGGTAAAATTCGTCGGTTACTGGCCGGTAGACGGTTATGAATTTACCAGCCCGAGGCCGCTTAGCGCCGACGGCACGCAGTTCGTCGGCCTGGCGCTGGACGATGTGAATCAGTTTGACGTCACCGATGAGCGCATCGAACAGTGGTGCGAGCAGATCCTGACCGAGACCGCCGCGCTGCTGTAG